One Sphingomonas sp. FARSPH DNA segment encodes these proteins:
- a CDS encoding transglycosylase domain-containing protein, translating into MARARTPRSAPRSPWRRRLIVTLQLLVGLAVLAIGALVIAVYVARSQLPSFDQLKSSPNGQMIRVHAADGTVIAALGPSYGEWLTYGQIPQVMREATVAVEDRRFRSHPGVDPIGILRSVQVRYERGRWVQGGSTITQQLARNVFLNNQKKFGRKFREWILALALERKFSKDEILELYLNKMYYGGGTYGIDAASRKFFGHSANSLSLGEAAVIAGLVKAPSNYSPTADVDAAKGRAGVVLQQMVRAGDITQAEADGADVADLKLTPEKQQNSARYFTDWALPQLDTLIDETQAPLEVWTTLDPAMQRSADAAIRANAPDGVQGALVSLDRDGAVRAMVGGKDYITSIYNRATQAVRQPGSAFKLFVYLAALEAGHKPEDTIVDEPVTINGWSPRNDSRRNSGPVSLRTAFAYSLNTVAAKLGQEVGFTTVADMARRFGITTPINTHPAMVLGTSDVRLIDMTRAFASVAAKGVAIAPYGITRVTANGQTIYTHEVDRSHVLVAPYVAAEMIDLLQTTVNTGTGRAAQIGRPVAGKTGTTTSLKDGWFLGFSSGLTTGVWMGRDDARPVTGLHGGTAPARAFADFMKQAVANRPIEQFDTQVTLPEWQLEPDEESYFGQPDNGAAMVDPDGNPLPPQQPVVGDEQDGDGTTPPAPGQPQQPRSQPQQQLDDLIDRVTGRDGQPRDDRRDVPPGRQPLPRGELQQQRQPDDRPTQ; encoded by the coding sequence ATGGCCCGTGCGCGTACTCCCCGCTCCGCCCCGCGATCCCCCTGGCGCCGCCGGCTGATCGTCACGCTGCAATTGCTGGTCGGCCTTGCCGTGCTCGCCATCGGCGCGCTCGTCATCGCCGTCTATGTCGCGCGCTCGCAACTGCCCAGTTTCGACCAGCTCAAATCCTCGCCGAACGGCCAGATGATCCGCGTCCACGCCGCGGACGGGACGGTGATCGCCGCGCTCGGCCCCAGCTACGGCGAATGGCTGACCTACGGCCAGATCCCGCAGGTGATGCGCGAGGCGACGGTCGCGGTCGAGGATCGCCGCTTCCGCAGCCATCCCGGCGTCGACCCGATCGGCATTCTGCGCTCGGTTCAGGTCCGCTACGAACGCGGCCGCTGGGTGCAGGGCGGATCGACCATCACGCAGCAGCTCGCGCGCAACGTCTTCCTCAACAACCAGAAGAAGTTCGGCCGCAAGTTCCGCGAATGGATCCTCGCGCTCGCGCTCGAACGCAAATTCTCGAAGGACGAGATCCTCGAGCTGTACTTGAACAAGATGTATTATGGCGGCGGCACCTATGGCATCGACGCCGCGTCTCGGAAGTTCTTCGGCCACAGCGCGAACAGCCTGAGCCTGGGCGAGGCGGCGGTGATCGCCGGCCTGGTCAAGGCGCCGTCCAACTATTCGCCGACCGCAGACGTCGACGCCGCCAAGGGCCGCGCGGGCGTCGTGTTGCAACAGATGGTCCGCGCCGGCGACATCACGCAGGCCGAGGCCGACGGCGCCGATGTCGCCGACCTCAAGTTGACGCCGGAGAAGCAGCAGAATTCGGCGCGTTACTTCACCGACTGGGCGCTGCCGCAGCTCGACACGCTGATCGACGAGACGCAGGCGCCGCTGGAGGTGTGGACGACGCTCGACCCGGCGATGCAGCGGTCCGCCGACGCCGCGATCCGCGCCAATGCCCCCGACGGTGTGCAGGGCGCGCTCGTCAGCCTCGATCGCGACGGCGCGGTGCGCGCGATGGTCGGCGGCAAGGACTATATCACCTCGATCTACAACCGCGCGACGCAGGCGGTGCGCCAGCCCGGGTCGGCGTTCAAGCTGTTCGTCTACCTCGCCGCGCTGGAGGCGGGGCACAAGCCTGAGGATACGATCGTCGACGAACCCGTCACGATCAACGGCTGGAGCCCGCGCAACGATTCGCGCCGCAATTCCGGCCCGGTCAGCCTGCGCACTGCCTTCGCCTATTCGCTCAACACGGTCGCGGCGAAGCTGGGGCAGGAGGTGGGCTTCACCACCGTCGCCGACATGGCGCGCCGGTTCGGCATCACCACGCCGATCAACACGCATCCCGCGATGGTGCTCGGCACGTCGGACGTGCGGCTGATCGACATGACGCGCGCCTTCGCCAGCGTCGCGGCAAAGGGCGTCGCGATCGCGCCTTATGGCATCACCCGCGTCACCGCGAACGGCCAGACGATCTACACGCACGAGGTCGATCGCAGCCACGTGCTCGTCGCGCCCTATGTCGCCGCCGAGATGATCGACCTGCTTCAGACGACGGTCAACACGGGCACGGGCCGCGCCGCGCAGATCGGCCGCCCGGTCGCGGGCAAGACCGGGACGACCACCTCCTTGAAGGACGGCTGGTTCCTCGGATTCTCGTCGGGGCTGACGACGGGGGTGTGGATGGGCCGCGACGATGCGCGCCCGGTCACGGGCCTGCACGGCGGCACCGCGCCCGCCCGCGCCTTCGCCGATTTCATGAAGCAGGCGGTCGCCAATCGCCCGATTGAACAATTCGACACGCAGGTGACGCTGCCCGAATGGCAGCTGGAGCCCGACGAGGAGAGCTATTTCGGCCAGCCCGACAACGGCGCCGCGATGGTCGATCCCGACGGCAACCCGCTGCCCCCGCAACAGCCGGTGGTGGGCGACGAGCAGGACGGCGACGGGACCACGCCGCCCGCGCCGGGTCAGCCGCAACAGCCGCGCAGCCAGCCGCAACAGCAGCTCGACGATCTGATCGATCGCGTCACCGGCCGCGACGGCCAGCCGCGCGACGATCGGCGCGACGTGCCGCCCGGCCGCCAGCCGCTACCGCGCGGCGAGTTGCAGCAGCAGCGTCAGCCGGACGACCGCCCGACCCAGTGA
- a CDS encoding M48 family metallopeptidase, which produces MTGIDVVRHPTARRIRLVVDPASGAVRLVLPRRAALKPALAWAEGKADWIAAQRAALPQAVPFAPGATLTVADERLTIAWTSGSRRRVERIGDTLSLSGPVETVPRRVESWLRKRALAVLADETGEYAARAGVSVASVAVGDPRGRWGSCAGDGAIRYSWRLILAPGWVRRATVAHEVAHRVHMDHSPAFHGVVARIFEGDAGAARAWLRSHGAALHWVGRSSG; this is translated from the coding sequence ATGACCGGGATCGACGTCGTCCGCCACCCGACCGCGCGGCGCATCCGGCTGGTGGTCGATCCGGCGAGTGGGGCGGTGCGCCTCGTGCTGCCCAGGCGTGCAGCGCTGAAGCCCGCGCTCGCCTGGGCGGAAGGCAAGGCGGACTGGATCGCGGCGCAGCGGGCGGCCTTGCCGCAGGCGGTGCCGTTCGCGCCGGGCGCGACACTGACCGTCGCTGACGAGAGGCTGACGATCGCCTGGACGTCGGGCAGCCGACGGCGCGTCGAGCGGATCGGTGATACGCTGTCGCTGTCGGGGCCGGTCGAGACGGTGCCGCGCCGCGTCGAGAGCTGGCTGCGCAAGCGCGCGCTTGCGGTGCTCGCCGACGAGACCGGCGAATATGCCGCCCGCGCCGGCGTTTCCGTCGCCAGCGTCGCGGTCGGCGATCCGCGCGGGCGCTGGGGCAGCTGCGCAGGCGACGGGGCGATCCGTTACAGCTGGCGGCTGATCCTTGCGCCCGGCTGGGTGCGGCGCGCGACCGTGGCGCACGAGGTCGCGCACCGGGTCCATATGGACCATTCGCCCGCCTTCCACGGCGTGGTCGCGCGCATCTTCGAAGGCGATGCGGGCGCGGCGCGCGCGTGGCTGCGCAGCCACGGCGCGGCGCTTCACTGGGTCGGGCGGTCGTCCGGCTGA
- a CDS encoding YcgN family cysteine cluster protein, giving the protein MTKFWELPIEQLDRGQWEALCDGCGKCCIHKLEDEETGEVYPTNVACRLLDRRTGFCSDYKHRRAYVPECVRLTAGNVRDIDWLPSTCAYRLRADGRPLPDWHYLISGDRESVHAAGQSVRGWTVSEDDVGDMENHVVDREL; this is encoded by the coding sequence ATGACCAAATTCTGGGAGCTGCCGATCGAGCAGCTCGACCGCGGGCAGTGGGAAGCGTTGTGCGACGGCTGCGGCAAATGCTGCATCCACAAGCTGGAGGACGAGGAGACGGGCGAGGTCTATCCGACCAACGTCGCCTGCCGCCTGCTCGACCGGCGCACCGGCTTCTGTTCCGACTACAAGCATCGCCGCGCCTATGTGCCCGAATGCGTGCGACTGACCGCGGGCAATGTGCGCGACATCGACTGGCTGCCGTCGACCTGCGCCTATCGTCTGCGTGCCGACGGGCGACCGCTGCCCGACTGGCATTATCTGATTTCCGGGGATCGCGAGAGCGTCCACGCCGCCGGCCAGTCGGTGCGCGGCTGGACGGTGAGCGAGGACGATGTCGGCGATATGGAGAACCACGTCGTCGATCGGGAATTGTGA
- a CDS encoding SCO family protein: protein MAGTVMNILRRTPIAALLLLVACHDAGTTPTAPPLAGARIGGPFTLTDQDGRTVTDRSFAGKYRIMYFGYTFCPDVCPTDMATVGQAMTLLEKKNPALAGRIVPIFVSVDPERDTPPVLKRFVAAFSPKMVGLTGSPQTIAAVAKAFGVFSGKGATQPGGGYLVNHSRATYLMDTDGKPLALLPADKGPQAVADEIERWAK from the coding sequence ATGGCTGGCACGGTCATGAACATTCTGCGCCGCACCCCGATCGCCGCCCTGCTGCTGCTCGTCGCCTGCCACGATGCGGGCACGACGCCGACCGCGCCGCCGCTGGCGGGGGCCAGGATCGGCGGGCCGTTCACGCTGACCGATCAGGACGGGCGCACCGTCACCGACCGCAGTTTCGCGGGCAAATATCGCATCATGTATTTCGGCTATACCTTCTGTCCCGATGTCTGCCCGACCGACATGGCGACGGTGGGCCAGGCGATGACGTTGCTGGAAAAGAAGAATCCGGCGCTGGCGGGAAGGATCGTCCCGATCTTCGTCAGCGTCGATCCCGAACGCGACACGCCGCCGGTGCTCAAGCGGTTCGTCGCGGCCTTCTCGCCGAAAATGGTCGGGCTGACCGGCAGCCCGCAGACGATCGCCGCGGTCGCGAAGGCCTTCGGCGTCTTTTCCGGCAAGGGCGCGACGCAGCCTGGCGGCGGCTATCTGGTGAACCACAGCCGCGCGACCTATCTGATGGATACGGACGGCAAGCCGCTGGCGTTGCTGCCCGCCGACAAGGGGCCGCAGGCCGTGGCCGACGAGATCGAACGCTGGGCGAAATGA
- a CDS encoding ankyrin repeat domain-containing protein, producing the protein MHARRLSLALFLAAPLALATAVPAAAQQQSESYKFLSAIDKEDGKVVTDMIEAPGSTIINTKQVTTGKGALHILTSHAGSLYMQYLLQHKADPNIRDAKGNTPLILATMAGREDLVSLLLTYKANPNLANGQGQTPLILAVNNRDVDLTRLLLSKGGDPDQTDNLAGMSARDYAIRDARNPALVALFKDLPKKTRAAVAGPKL; encoded by the coding sequence ATGCACGCCCGCCGCCTCAGCCTCGCCCTGTTCCTCGCCGCTCCCCTTGCCCTCGCGACCGCCGTTCCTGCCGCGGCGCAGCAGCAGTCGGAAAGCTACAAGTTCCTGTCCGCGATCGACAAGGAGGACGGCAAGGTCGTCACCGACATGATCGAGGCGCCGGGCAGCACGATCATCAACACGAAACAGGTGACGACCGGCAAGGGCGCGCTCCACATCCTGACCAGCCACGCCGGCTCGCTCTACATGCAATATCTGCTGCAGCATAAGGCGGACCCGAACATCCGCGACGCGAAGGGCAACACGCCGCTGATCCTCGCGACGATGGCGGGGCGCGAGGACCTCGTCTCGCTGCTGCTCACCTACAAGGCGAACCCCAACCTCGCCAACGGCCAGGGCCAGACGCCGCTGATCCTCGCGGTCAACAACCGCGACGTCGACCTCACCCGCCTGCTGCTGAGCAAGGGCGGCGACCCCGACCAGACGGACAATCTGGCGGGCATGTCCGCGCGCGATTATGCGATCCGCGACGCGCGCAACCCGGCGCTGGTCGCGCTGTTCAAGGACCTGCCGAAGAAGACCCGCGCCGCGGTGGCGGGCCCGAAGCTTTAG
- a CDS encoding HAD family hydrolase — MRFDGILFDFDGVLIESEFAGNRHLADLLTAAGHPTTPEDSMAHFMGLAGEDFRDAIRRWIGGPLPAHFEEARAAEDARAMADGVDAVAGAVAFVRSLPRDLPKAVVSSSYTTWIRRHLDHIGLADVFGDHVYSGREHVAKGKPAPDLYWYGATAIGVPIERCAILEDSPVGATGAVASGGFVIGLCAGTHCGVDHADRLRAIGVDAIASDFGEVAALVGV, encoded by the coding sequence ATGAGGTTCGACGGCATCCTCTTCGACTTCGACGGCGTGCTGATCGAAAGCGAATTTGCCGGCAACCGGCATCTCGCCGACCTGCTGACCGCGGCGGGCCATCCGACGACGCCGGAAGATTCGATGGCACATTTCATGGGCCTCGCCGGCGAGGATTTCCGCGACGCGATCCGCCGCTGGATCGGCGGGCCGCTGCCGGCGCATTTCGAGGAAGCGCGTGCGGCGGAGGATGCGCGTGCGATGGCGGACGGGGTCGATGCGGTCGCCGGCGCGGTCGCCTTCGTCCGGTCGTTGCCGCGCGACCTGCCCAAGGCGGTTGTATCCTCGAGCTACACCACATGGATCCGCCGGCATCTGGACCATATCGGCCTTGCCGACGTGTTCGGCGACCATGTCTACAGCGGGCGCGAGCATGTCGCGAAGGGCAAGCCCGCGCCCGACCTCTATTGGTATGGGGCGACGGCGATCGGCGTGCCGATCGAACGCTGCGCGATCCTGGAGGATTCGCCGGTCGGTGCGACGGGTGCGGTCGCGTCGGGCGGCTTCGTCATCGGGCTGTGCGCGGGGACGCATTGCGGGGTCGACCATGCCGACCGGCTGCGCGCGATCGGCGTCGATGCGATCGCCAGCGACTTCGGCGAAGTGGCGGCGCTCGTCGGGGTTTGA
- a CDS encoding YggS family pyridoxal phosphate-dependent enzyme, with amino-acid sequence MTETNSPLDAIRAGIAQAAKTAGRAPGDVTLIAVSKTHDAPAIEPLLAAGHRVFGENRVQEAAAKWPALRAAYPDVALHLVGQLQSNKADEAVALFDAIHSVDRPSLVAALAKAMDKAGRRPVCFVQVNIGDEAQKGGCAIDDLPGLLGQAKAVGLPVAGLMCVPPADVEPAPYFALLAKLARDHGLDRLSMGMSADYPTAVTLGATHVRVGSALFGARGNVA; translated from the coding sequence ATGACCGAGACCAATTCTCCCCTCGACGCGATCCGGGCCGGCATCGCGCAGGCCGCGAAGACCGCCGGCCGCGCGCCGGGCGACGTGACGCTGATCGCGGTGTCCAAGACGCATGACGCGCCTGCGATCGAACCGCTGCTCGCCGCCGGCCACCGGGTGTTCGGCGAGAATCGCGTGCAGGAGGCGGCGGCGAAATGGCCGGCGCTGCGCGCGGCCTATCCCGACGTCGCACTCCACCTCGTCGGCCAGTTGCAGTCGAACAAGGCGGACGAGGCGGTGGCGCTGTTCGACGCGATCCACAGTGTCGATCGCCCGTCGCTGGTCGCGGCGCTCGCCAAGGCGATGGACAAGGCCGGCCGGCGCCCCGTGTGCTTCGTCCAGGTCAACATCGGCGACGAGGCGCAGAAGGGCGGCTGCGCGATCGACGATCTGCCCGGCCTGCTGGGCCAGGCGAAGGCGGTGGGGCTGCCCGTCGCCGGGCTGATGTGCGTACCGCCCGCGGACGTCGAGCCCGCGCCCTATTTCGCCCTGCTCGCCAAGCTGGCGCGCGACCACGGCCTCGACCGCCTGAGCATGGGCATGTCCGCAGACTATCCGACTGCGGTGACGCTGGGCGCGACGCACGTGCGCGTCGGCAGCGCGCTGTTCGGGGCGCGGGGGAACGTGGCATGA
- a CDS encoding thiamine phosphate synthase has translation MRDLNRNLNPKRAAWLMTDPRMAGDLFAALHALPPGAGVVFRHQHLPRAERHALFLRVRRLAKARRLRVSVAGDLPGAGAHNRPRALTHAAHDRRQAVAAARAGARHLFVSPVFPTRSHPGHAALGVTRALSVARSLPAQAVALGGMTPRRFLRLRHLGFAAWAAIDALAPRSSSAGRDPQVIDAVPSRP, from the coding sequence GTGCGCGATCTGAACCGCAATCTGAACCCGAAACGCGCCGCCTGGCTGATGACCGACCCGCGCATGGCCGGCGACCTGTTCGCGGCCCTGCACGCGCTGCCGCCGGGCGCAGGCGTCGTCTTTCGCCACCAGCACCTTCCGCGCGCGGAGCGGCATGCGCTGTTCCTGCGCGTTCGCCGCTTGGCGAAGGCACGGCGGTTGCGGGTCAGCGTGGCGGGCGACCTGCCCGGCGCGGGGGCGCACAACCGCCCGCGCGCGCTGACCCATGCCGCGCACGACCGGCGGCAGGCGGTCGCCGCCGCCCGCGCCGGCGCGCGCCATCTGTTCGTCTCCCCCGTCTTCCCCACCCGCTCGCATCCGGGCCATGCCGCGCTCGGCGTCACCCGCGCGCTCTCCGTCGCCCGCAGCCTGCCGGCGCAGGCGGTCGCGCTCGGCGGGATGACGCCGCGCCGCTTCCTGCGACTACGGCACCTGGGCTTTGCGGCATGGGCGGCAATCGATGCGCTCGCGCCCCGCTCGTCATCGGCGGGTCGTGATCCGCAGGTGATCGACGCCGTGCCGTCTCGCCCCTGA
- the epsC gene encoding serine O-acetyltransferase EpsC, with protein sequence MATALPSAAAAPYAGASISDAVAALGQARDAWRARQNAAHREARFPSLDAIDRIVTLLSEALYPRRIGQLRGTRAEEDRFVAARITAAFAELEREVAHELGYWQAESDARFDADQPATIVRLFAAQLADIRRLVDSDIDAAFVGDPAARSTDEILLCYPGAIASLHHRIAHPLHTLGAPIVARLISELANARTGIDIHPGATIGERFFIDHGTGVVIGETAIVGDRVRLYQHVTLGARTPLGLGGDGPRTRYARHPIVGDDVVIYAGATILGRVTIGTGATIGGNVWLLSDVPAGAVVTQPEAHVLPHGAAHALLGTLAEPAA encoded by the coding sequence ATGGCGACCGCTTTACCTTCCGCTGCCGCAGCCCCCTATGCCGGGGCGTCGATCAGCGATGCGGTGGCCGCGCTCGGTCAGGCCCGCGACGCATGGCGGGCCCGGCAGAACGCGGCGCATCGCGAGGCGCGCTTCCCTTCGCTCGACGCGATCGACCGGATCGTCACCCTGCTGTCGGAGGCGCTCTACCCGCGCCGCATCGGCCAACTGCGCGGCACGCGGGCGGAGGAGGATCGCTTCGTCGCGGCACGCATCACCGCCGCCTTCGCCGAGCTGGAGCGCGAGGTCGCGCACGAGCTCGGCTATTGGCAGGCCGAATCGGACGCGCGCTTCGATGCCGATCAGCCCGCGACGATCGTGCGCCTGTTCGCCGCGCAGCTCGCCGACATCCGCCGTCTGGTCGACAGCGACATCGACGCCGCGTTCGTCGGCGATCCCGCCGCGCGCAGCACCGACGAAATCCTGCTCTGCTACCCCGGCGCGATCGCCAGCCTGCATCACCGGATCGCGCATCCGCTGCACACGCTCGGCGCGCCGATCGTCGCGCGGCTGATCTCCGAACTCGCCAATGCGCGCACCGGCATCGACATCCATCCCGGCGCGACGATCGGCGAGCGGTTCTTCATCGACCACGGCACCGGCGTCGTGATCGGCGAGACCGCGATCGTCGGGGATCGGGTGCGGCTCTACCAGCATGTCACGCTCGGCGCGCGTACGCCGCTCGGCCTTGGCGGTGATGGCCCGCGCACCCGCTACGCCCGCCACCCGATCGTCGGCGACGACGTCGTCATCTACGCCGGCGCGACGATCCTCGGCCGCGTCACGATCGGCACGGGCGCGACGATCGGCGGCAACGTCTGGCTGCTGTCCGACGTGCCGGCGGGCGCGGTGGTGACGCAGCCGGAGGCGCACGTCCTGCCGCACGGCGCCGCGCATGCCCTGCTCGGCACGCTGGCGGAGCCCGCCGCCTGA
- a CDS encoding gamma-glutamyl-gamma-aminobutyrate hydrolase family protein, whose product MARAIPSGHRSEGRARPLVGIVCCNEQAGRPVQAVASRFVAPLAQLSDAGVLLIPAVPEAVDLATLAAILDGLLLTGARSHVAPARYGGAALPDGQHIDPDRDAVALGLAARMIEAGKPVFGICRGLQEINVLFGGSLAPTARHHPGSWDGDYDALFGHGHDVRLSPAGHLAGATGTHRLRVNSVHQQGIDRLGTGLSVEATDIDDGLIEAVSARPCGGAVLGVQWHPEWDVDRSPASRAFFTLLGAGVRGQCFHHGDQL is encoded by the coding sequence ATGGCCCGCGCCATTCCCTCCGGCCACCGGTCCGAAGGACGCGCGCGCCCGCTCGTCGGCATCGTCTGCTGCAACGAACAGGCGGGCCGCCCGGTGCAAGCGGTGGCGAGCCGCTTCGTCGCCCCGCTCGCGCAGCTTTCCGATGCCGGCGTGTTGCTGATCCCCGCCGTCCCCGAGGCGGTAGACCTCGCCACGCTCGCCGCGATCCTCGATGGGCTGCTGCTCACCGGCGCGCGTTCGCACGTCGCCCCCGCCCGCTACGGCGGCGCCGCGCTGCCCGACGGGCAGCACATCGATCCGGACCGCGACGCGGTCGCGCTCGGGCTTGCGGCGCGGATGATCGAGGCGGGCAAGCCCGTCTTCGGCATCTGCCGTGGTCTTCAGGAGATCAACGTACTGTTCGGCGGATCGCTCGCCCCCACCGCGCGCCATCACCCCGGATCGTGGGACGGCGATTACGATGCCCTGTTCGGCCATGGTCACGACGTCCGGCTCAGCCCCGCCGGCCATCTCGCCGGGGCAACCGGCACGCACCGGCTGCGCGTCAATTCGGTGCATCAGCAGGGGATCGACCGTCTCGGTACCGGCCTGTCGGTCGAGGCGACGGACATCGACGACGGGCTGATCGAGGCGGTGTCCGCCCGCCCCTGCGGCGGCGCGGTACTCGGCGTGCAATGGCATCCCGAATGGGACGTCGACCGCTCGCCCGCCAGCCGCGCCTTCTTCACCCTGCTCGGCGCCGGCGTGCGCGGGCAATGCTTTCACCACGGAGACCAATTATGA
- the recQ gene encoding DNA helicase RecQ, which produces MDPLPTLQRVFGFPAFRGVQEAVVSRVLAGERTLGVMPTGAGKSLCYQLPSVMLDGTCVVVSPLIALMHDQLRSAQAVGIRAGTLTSADDNRAETIARFRAGELDLLYVAPERASSGHFRDLLASARLSLFAIDEAHCVSEWGHDFRPDYRLLEPLMDAFPDVPRLALTATADAHTRADILQQLGIPRDGLIVSGFDRPNIRYTITPKANTNKQIADVIAATPGPGIVYAQTRAATEKLAEALGRTGRPTRAYHAGLEPHIRAKNQADFVASEDMVICATVAFGMGIDKPDVRFVAHAGLPKSIEAYYQETGRAGRDGDPAVAHLFWGAEDFARARQRIGEVEPERQVGERTRLTALAALVETAGCRRRILLRHFGEELAEDCGNCDNCLGSPDAVDATTTAQKFLSAVFRTGQMFGAGYIEQVLLGQSTERSLTNGHENLSVWGIVEGEEAALVKPVHRALLLRDALRTNAHGGLEFGPGARGLLKGGERLSLVIPPKRVRSKKRGEAPPVANPADHPLFEALRACRRDLAKDAGVPPYVIFHDSVLRDMAAQRPTSRAALALLSGIGARKLDAYGEAFLTVIRDAA; this is translated from the coding sequence ATGGATCCCCTCCCCACCCTGCAACGCGTGTTCGGCTTCCCCGCTTTCCGGGGGGTGCAGGAGGCGGTGGTCAGCCGCGTCCTCGCCGGCGAGCGCACGCTTGGCGTGATGCCGACCGGCGCGGGCAAGTCGCTCTGCTATCAATTGCCCTCGGTAATGCTGGACGGCACGTGCGTGGTGGTCAGCCCGCTGATCGCGCTGATGCACGACCAGCTCCGCAGCGCGCAGGCGGTCGGCATCCGCGCGGGCACGCTGACCAGCGCCGACGACAATCGCGCCGAAACGATCGCCCGCTTTCGCGCCGGCGAGCTCGACCTGCTGTATGTGGCGCCCGAACGCGCTTCTTCGGGTCATTTCCGCGACCTGCTGGCCAGCGCGAGGCTCAGCCTGTTCGCGATCGACGAGGCGCATTGCGTCAGCGAATGGGGCCACGACTTCCGCCCTGATTATCGCCTGCTCGAACCGTTGATGGATGCGTTTCCCGACGTGCCGCGCCTCGCGCTCACCGCGACGGCGGACGCGCATACCCGCGCCGACATCCTGCAACAGCTCGGCATCCCGCGGGACGGCCTGATCGTCTCCGGCTTCGACCGGCCCAACATCCGCTACACGATCACCCCCAAGGCCAACACCAATAAGCAGATCGCCGACGTCATCGCCGCGACGCCCGGCCCCGGCATCGTCTATGCGCAGACGCGCGCCGCGACCGAGAAACTGGCCGAAGCGCTGGGCCGCACCGGCCGCCCGACGCGCGCCTATCATGCCGGGCTGGAGCCGCACATCCGGGCGAAGAACCAGGCCGATTTCGTGGCATCCGAAGACATGGTGATCTGCGCCACCGTCGCGTTCGGCATGGGGATCGACAAGCCCGACGTCCGCTTCGTCGCGCATGCCGGCCTGCCCAAGTCGATCGAGGCTTATTACCAGGAAACCGGCCGCGCCGGGCGTGACGGCGACCCCGCGGTCGCGCATCTGTTCTGGGGCGCGGAGGATTTCGCGCGCGCGCGCCAGCGGATCGGCGAGGTCGAGCCCGAGCGGCAGGTGGGCGAGCGCACCCGCCTCACCGCGCTCGCCGCGCTCGTCGAAACCGCCGGCTGCCGCCGCCGTATCCTGCTGCGCCATTTCGGCGAGGAGCTGGCGGAGGATTGCGGCAATTGCGACAACTGCCTGGGCTCGCCCGATGCGGTCGATGCGACGACGACCGCGCAGAAATTCCTGTCGGCGGTGTTCCGCACCGGCCAGATGTTCGGCGCGGGCTATATCGAGCAGGTGCTGCTTGGCCAGTCGACCGAGCGCAGCCTGACGAACGGCCACGAAAACCTGTCCGTCTGGGGGATCGTGGAGGGCGAGGAGGCGGCGCTGGTCAAGCCCGTCCACCGCGCGCTGCTGCTGCGCGACGCGCTGCGCACCAATGCGCATGGCGGGCTGGAGTTCGGCCCCGGCGCGCGCGGGTTGCTCAAGGGCGGCGAGCGGCTGTCGCTCGTCATCCCGCCCAAGCGCGTGCGCTCGAAAAAGCGCGGCGAGGCGCCCCCCGTCGCCAACCCCGCCGACCATCCGTTGTTCGAGGCGCTGCGCGCCTGCCGCCGCGATCTCGCCAAGGATGCGGGCGTCCCCCCGTACGTCATCTTCCACGATTCGGTGCTGCGCGACATGGCGGCGCAGCGCCCGACCAGCCGCGCCGCGCTCGCGCTCCTGTCGGGCATCGGCGCGCGCAAGCTCGACGCCTATGGCGAGGCGTTCCTGACCGTGATCCGCGACGCGGCCTGA